From Argopecten irradians isolate NY chromosome 2, Ai_NY, whole genome shotgun sequence, the proteins below share one genomic window:
- the LOC138315506 gene encoding serine/threonine-protein kinase H1 homolog has translation MGCNVSKTVPDDPTATRVVVQVFEQNERNKENSRQNPHQKHARNNRDQPRDPRASGPPADGQRSNRKVKKYRDKFDARVTAKYDIKALIGRGNFSKVVRVEHRVTRQPYAIKMIDRVQGKEVFEAEVAVLRRVKHSHIIQLIEVFETKDKVYMVMELATGGELFDRIIAKGSFTERDATHVLNMVLDGVKYLHGLGITHRDLKPENLLYYHPGHDSKIMITDFGLSATKKGPDNFMRTTCGTPEYIAPEIIARKPYTCQVDMWAVGVITYILLSGTMPFDDENKTRLYRLILKAKYSYAGEHWKDVSAAAKDFIDKLLIVDPNVRIGANQSMNHTWLVTNAASSSNKNLHRTISQNLIHRQSIRANSTKSAKSTRSTKSNKSNRSGRSLRSEHRRVQPEEIDELHRDPDVQADLASLG, from the exons ATGGGCTGTAATGTAAGTAAGACGGTGCCTGATGACCCCACGGCAACTCGGGTCGTTGTCCAGGTTTTTGAGCAAAATGAGCGAAATAAGGAAAACAGTCGTCAGAATCCACACCAAAAACATGCCCGTAACAACAGGGACCAACCGAGGGACCCCCGGGCTTCGGGGCCCCCGGCAGACGGGCAGAGGTCGAACCGAAAGGTGAAAAAATACAGAGATAAGTTCGATGCTAGAGTGACAGCTAAGTATGACATAAAAGCATTGATAGGAAGGGGGAACTTCTCTAAAGTGGTCAGGGTGGAACATAGGGTTACAAGACAACCCTATGCCATCAAAATGATAGATCGGGTACAAGGGAAAGAAGTTTTCGAAGCAGAGGTCGCGGTCTTGCGCCGTGTTAAACATTCACATATAATTCAACTTATAGAAGTATTTGAGACGAAGGATAAAGTGTACATGGTTATGGAACTCGCTACAGGTGGTGAACTTTTTGACAGGATCATTGCGAAAGGGTCATTCACGGAAAGGGATGCTACTCATGTGTTGAATATGGTTTTGGACGGTGTGAAATACCTGCATGGTTTAGGTATAACACATCGGGATCTCAAACCTGAAAATTTGTTGTACTATCATCCGGGTCATGATTCAAAAATCATGATCACTGACTTTGGATTAAGTGCTACAAAGAAAGGGCCGGATAATTTTATGAGAACTACATGTGGTACCCCAGAATATATAGCTCCAGAAATCATAGCTCGAAAACCCTATACATGCCAGGTGGACATGTGGGCAGTAGGGGTCATAACCTATATTCTGCTCAGTGGAACTATGCCTTTTGATGATGAGAACAAAACACGACTTTATCGACTTATCCTGAAGGCTAAATACAGTTATGCTGGAGAG caCTGGAAAGATGTGTCGGCTGCCGCTAAGGACTTCATTGACAAATTACTGATTGTTGACCCGAATGTTCGGATCGGGGCCAACCAGTCTATGAACCACACGTGGCTGGTGACCAATGCTGCCAGCTCCAGCAACAAGAACCTTCATCGTACGATAAGTCAGAACCTCATTCACAGACAATCCATCCGTGCCAACAGTACGAAAAGTGCCAAATCAACGAGATCAACTAAAAGCAATAAGTCCAATCGATCTGGCCGCTCGTTACGATCGGAGCACAGACGTGTTCAGCCGGAGGAAATTGACGAGCTTCATCGTGACCCAGATGTACAGGCAGACCTGGCGTCACTGGGTTGA